CGCACACTCCTCGCTCTGATCGGTGCGTCCTTGGTATCGACCCCGCTCCTCAACTCCCCCCGGGCCGCCGCGGTCCGCGCCGCGGTGGGACTCGACGACCCGGCGAAGAAGGAGATCGCCATGCGGCTGGTGTCGAGCGCGGAGAACTCCTCGCTCGACTGGAAGGCCCAGTACAAGTACATCGAGGACATCGGCGACGGCCGCGGCTACACCGCCGGCATCATCGGCTTCTGCTCGGGCACGGGCGACATGCTCGAACTCGTCGAGTTGTACGCCGACCGCCGCCCCGGCAACGTCCTCGCCCCGTACCTGCCGGCGCTGCGCCGGGTGAACGGCACCGACTCGCATGACGGGCTCGACCCGCACTTCCCCCGCGACTGGGTCCGGGCCGCGCAGGACCAGGCGTTCCGGCAGGCGCAGAACGACGAGCGCGACCGGGTGTACTTCAACCCGGCCGTACGGCAGGGCAAGAACGACGGCCTGCGGGTGCTCGGCCAGTTCGCGTACTACGACGCCATCGTCATGCACGGCGACGGAAGCGACCCCACCAGCTTCCGCAACATCCGCAGGCGCGCCCTGAACCGGGCCCGGCCGCCGGCGCAGGGCGGCGACGAAGTCACCTACCTGCACGCCTTCCTGGACGCGCGGGTGTGGGCCATGAAGCAGGAGGAGGCCCACCGCGACACCAGCCGGGTCGACACGGCCCAGCGGGTCTTCCTGCGCAAGGGCAACCTCGACCTCGATCCGCCGCTCGACTGGAAGGTGTACGGGGACAGTTACCACATCGGCTGAGCACCACCCGGCGCCCCGGAAACGGGGCGCCGGACCGCGCCGTACACGCCCCTCGCCCGGCATGAGACAGTGACCGGCACGGCCCGGAAGCCTCATAAAGTAGATTTATGAGCTCATAGAGCGGACCCGCGTACCGACTTAGGCTTGCCTTAGCTTAGGCTTCCCGACGAGATCGCTTGCCACCGCTCGAAGGGACCCTGATCATGCCCCGCCCCCTGCGGGTAGCCATCGTCGGAGCCGGCCCCGCCGGGATCTACGCCGCCGACGCCCTGCTCAAGTCCGACGTGGCCGCCGAACCCGGCGTGTCCATCGACCTCTTCGAGCGCATGCCGGCGCCGTTCGGCCTGATCCGTTACGGCGTCGCGCCCGACCACCCCCGCATCAAGGGCATCATCACAGCCCTCCACCAGGTGCTCGACAAGCCGCAGATCCGCCTCTTCGGCAACGTCGACTACCCGACCGACATCAGCCTGGACGATCTGCGCGCGTTCTACGACGCCGTGATCTTCTCGACGGGTGCGACGGCCGACCGGGCGCTGCCGATCCCGGGCATCGACCTCGACGGGTCGTACGGCGCCGCGGACTTCGTCTCCTGGTACGACGGCCACCCGGACGTGCCGCGCACCTGGCCGCTCGAAGCGGAGAAGGTCGCCGTGCTCGGCGTCGGCAACGTCGCGCTCGACGTGGCCCGCATCCTGGCCAAGACGGCGGACGAGCTGCTGCCGACGGAGATCCCGCCGAACGTCCACGAGGGCCTCAAGGCCAACAAGGCGCTGGAGGTCCACGTCTTCGGCCGCCGCGGGCCGGCGCAGGCGAAGTTCTCCCCGATGGAGCTTCGCGAGCTGGACCACTCCCCCAACATCGAGGTCATCGTCGACCCCGAGGACATCGACTACGACGAGGGCTCGATCGAGACCCGGCGCGGCAACAAGCAGGCCGACATGGTCGCCAAGACCCTGGAGAACTGGGCGATCCGCGACGTCGGCGACCGCCCGCACAAGCTGTTCCTGCACTTCTTCGAGTCGCCCACGGAGATCCTCGGCGAGGACGGCAAGGTCGTCGGCCTGCGCACCGAGCGCACCGCCCTCGACGGCACCGGCAACGTCAAGGGCACCGGCGAGTTCAAGGACTGGGACGTCACCGCGGTCTACCGCGCCGTCGGCTACCTCTCCGACAAACTCCCCAAGCTGCCCTGGGACATCGACTCGGGCACGGTCCCGGACGAGGGCGGCCGCGTCATACAGGAGTCCGGCGAGCACCTGCAGTCGACGTACGTCACCGGCTGGATCCGGCGCGGTCCGGTGGGCCTGATCGGCCACACCAAGGGTGACGCCAACGAGACGGTGTCGAACCTCCTGGACGACTTCGCGAACGGCCGTCTGCAGACGCCGGATTCGCCCGAGCCGGAGGCCGTGGAGGCGTTCCTCGCCGAGCGCGAGATCCGCTTCACCACCTGGGAGGGCTGGTACAAGCTCGACGCCGCCGAGAAGGCGCTGGGCGAGCCGGAGGGCCGTGAGCGCGTGAAGATCGTCGAGCGCGAGGACATGCTCCGGGAGAGCGGCGCGTAAGTCACATACAGAGACACAGAGACTGAGGCACAGAGAGGGAGAGGGCCGGGGTTCATTGCCCGGCCCTCTCTCTGCTTTCACGCTCTCCGCGGTGATCGCCGCCTGTTAGCTCCCCCGGTGTTCTCACTGAGGTCCAGCTGGCCAGTCTGTCCTTCTCGGATCTGTACGGGCTGAACCGCGATGTGTGGGTGGACCACGACGTCGCGGCGATACGCCCGGACACCGCGGTCCGCGGCGACTACTTCCCCGAGCGGACGCTCGCCACCTGGCTCGCCCGGCATGACCTGCCCGACACGGTGTACGCGCTCCCCCTCACGGGCGTCCAGCCGCTCAGGGCCGCCTACCGCGCCCTTGCCCGGCATCTGGGCGGCGTGGACGCCATCGTGCTGGTGGACGGCGGGACCGACATCCTGATGCGCGGCGACGAGAACGGGCTGGGCACGCCGGAGGAGGACATGGCCGGCCTGGCCGCCGCGGCCGGGCTCGACGAGGTTCCCGTGCGGCTGGTGGCCTGCCTCGGGTTCGGGGTGGACGCCCATCACGGCGTGAACCACTGCCTGGTGCTGGAGAACCTCGCCGCGCTGGACCGCGAGGGCGGCTACCTCGGCACGTTCTCGCTGCCGCGCGACAGCCGGGAGGGGAGCCTCTACCTCGACGCGGTGGAGCACGCCCAGCGGTGCACGCCGGACCACCCGAGCATCGTCCAGGGCTCCGTCGCGGCCGCGGTGCGCGGTGACTTCGGCGACGTACGGTTCACCGAACGGACCAGGGACAGCGAGCTGTTCGTCAATCCGCTCATGGCCCTGTACTTCTGCGTGGACGCGCCGCCCTGGCCCGGCGCAACCTCTCTCTCGACCGGCTGGAGAACACCGCGCTCATGCGCCAGATCAGCTCGGCCATCGCCGACTTCCGCGACGAACTCCCCGGGCAGCGGCCCCCGCGGGCCTACCCGCACTGACGCGCCCCTGTCTCACATTTCGGTGAAGTCGCCACGACACTCGCGTGAACTGCATACACTCCTGATCTTCACAGAAGCTCCATATAGGGGGGATGTTTCTCCATGGGTATACGCATGGTCGCCACAACCGCCGTCGCGACCGGCGCGCTCGCCGCGCTGTCCGCCGTACCGGCACAGGCCACCGAGTACTCGTCCGCGCTGAAGATCAAGGGCATCCAGTACGACGCCCCCGGCCGCGACTCCAACAACTGCTCCACCGGCAACACCGACGACGAATACCTGACGATCAAGAACTACTCGTCGAGCAAGACGGTGAACCTCAAGGGCTACGTCGTGAGGGATGCCAGTACCACCAACAAGTTCGTCTTCAGCGCGAACCACTATCTGCAGCCCGGTGACTACGTGAAGCTCCGGGGCGGCAACGGCACCGACTCCGACAGCAAGAACGTCGTGTACCGCGACAACTGCAACTTCATGTGGAACAACGACAAGGACACCATCAAGCTGTACAAGCCCTCGGGCGCCGGCGCCGACTCGCACTCGTACACCAAGAGCGGCAGCGACCCGGACGGGAACGGCTACATCACCTACCACGGCTGACCGTTCGCGGGCCGCACGTGAGCAGGACCCGCCCCCATGCGGATGGTGGGCGGGTCCTGCTCACCGAGTCATTGTCATGACCGGACGTGGCGCGGGCCACGAGTGAGCGGCGGTCGGGCTGTGCGCCTCGTGCACACCCCGTGTGCGGACCCCCGCCCGACCGGCATCCGTCGGCGGCGACGATACTGGTACGAGCACGTGTCCCCGCTCACAGATGGACCCCATGCCCAGCTCCTCCAGCGCCCGCCCCACGACCCCGCCCTCGGTGTGGTCGGCCCGTGGCCGCCACGTCGGCCCCGCCGCGGAAGACGTACTCCGGCTCAGTCTGCGGCAGCTCAAGGACAGCCGGGTCATAGACGACCATCTGGAGGTGCCCGAGGCCGAGGGCGCCCAGGAGTGGATCTTCGAGGCGCGATGGCGGGTCGCCGAGACGGTGACCGTCCGGGCCCGGCTGACCCTCGAACGCGGCTCCGCCGAGGGGCAGGTGTGGACGCTGGTCGCGGAGGCGGAGGCCCCGTGGAACCTGCGATGGCCGTCGCCGGCCGCCATGTTCTGGCCGCAGGGTGCGGACGGGACCTGGGACCACGATGCGGTCTCGGGCCTGCGCCTGACGGACATCAACCCCCTCCCCTCGGACGACAAGGCCGTACGGCGCGTGTTGCGGGACTGCGCGCGCGACGGCTGGAGCATCCATGTCGTCGTCCACGAGGCCATGTCCACGGACGAGCGCGGCCGCGTGCCGCTGGCCGGGATGGTGCCGCCGAGCCTGCGGCACCGGGTGGTCGAGCATCGTGCCGCGCCCCATCAGCTGCGCGTCGTGAACTGGGCCTTGCGGGACTTCGGTGTGCAGGTGCCGCGCGGTGGTGCCGTGGTGCTGCCCGGGACCGCGGCCTCGTCCGGCTACGACGCCGACGACTTCGCCGTACGCAGCGTCTTTCTCGACGGTTCGGAACCGGCCGAGCTCATCCATGCCGTGACGCGGTTCGCCGCGCTGCCGCGCCCGTTGCCGGAGGGCGGCGAGGAGACTCTCGCCGCGCTGCGTGAGGACTGGCGGCTGCTGACGCTCGAGGAGGAACTCGCCCGTGAGCGCAAGCTCGTGGCGATGTACGCCGAGGCGCTCGAGGCGATGACGAAGTCCCGCGACCTGTACCGGGAGGCCGCCGAGCAGGCGCACGCCGCGCTGGCGGCCTACCGGGAGTCCGCCGGGGCCGTGCCCGAGACACGGCCCGAGCCGGACGCCGCCCCGACGGCCTCCTCGGCCTCCCCACTCCAGCAGCTGACCCGGACCTTCGAGCGCCTCAAGGTCCCCGCGTGGGCGCGCAGGCCCGGGTCCGGCGCGGACGGTGAGCAGGAGGGCAAGGCCGTCGAGGAGCGGGCGGAGACTTCGGACCGCTAGAGCCGGTGCTAGCTCCGGGCGCCTGCGTGTAGGGCGGCGAACAGCCCGTGGGCGCGGGTGCCGTCCGGGAGCTGCCAGGCGCCGCTGACATGACCGGTGGCTCCTTCGGGAAGGAGCGACGCGGCGTTCGGGGCGGGCCGCAGAACCCG
Above is a window of Streptomyces sp. DT2A-34 DNA encoding:
- a CDS encoding chitosanase, encoding MQHPPQASRRTLLALIGASLVSTPLLNSPRAAAVRAAVGLDDPAKKEIAMRLVSSAENSSLDWKAQYKYIEDIGDGRGYTAGIIGFCSGTGDMLELVELYADRRPGNVLAPYLPALRRVNGTDSHDGLDPHFPRDWVRAAQDQAFRQAQNDERDRVYFNPAVRQGKNDGLRVLGQFAYYDAIVMHGDGSDPTSFRNIRRRALNRARPPAQGGDEVTYLHAFLDARVWAMKQEEAHRDTSRVDTAQRVFLRKGNLDLDPPLDWKVYGDSYHIG
- a CDS encoding FAD-dependent oxidoreductase, translated to MPRPLRVAIVGAGPAGIYAADALLKSDVAAEPGVSIDLFERMPAPFGLIRYGVAPDHPRIKGIITALHQVLDKPQIRLFGNVDYPTDISLDDLRAFYDAVIFSTGATADRALPIPGIDLDGSYGAADFVSWYDGHPDVPRTWPLEAEKVAVLGVGNVALDVARILAKTADELLPTEIPPNVHEGLKANKALEVHVFGRRGPAQAKFSPMELRELDHSPNIEVIVDPEDIDYDEGSIETRRGNKQADMVAKTLENWAIRDVGDRPHKLFLHFFESPTEILGEDGKVVGLRTERTALDGTGNVKGTGEFKDWDVTAVYRAVGYLSDKLPKLPWDIDSGTVPDEGGRVIQESGEHLQSTYVTGWIRRGPVGLIGHTKGDANETVSNLLDDFANGRLQTPDSPEPEAVEAFLAEREIRFTTWEGWYKLDAAEKALGEPEGRERVKIVEREDMLRESGA
- a CDS encoding lamin tail domain-containing protein; translated protein: MGIRMVATTAVATGALAALSAVPAQATEYSSALKIKGIQYDAPGRDSNNCSTGNTDDEYLTIKNYSSSKTVNLKGYVVRDASTTNKFVFSANHYLQPGDYVKLRGGNGTDSDSKNVVYRDNCNFMWNNDKDTIKLYKPSGAGADSHSYTKSGSDPDGNGYITYHG